Proteins found in one Columba livia isolate bColLiv1 breed racing homer chromosome 11, bColLiv1.pat.W.v2, whole genome shotgun sequence genomic segment:
- the LIPC gene encoding hepatic triacylglycerol lipase yields MKSLQLLSFLLLSCIITPANTHGGKKKEALGSQSQHTRAKKDQQNSETKFRLYTDKTEESCQIFWNQLETLDKCGFNASLPLVMIVHGWSVDGILESWIWKMAAALKSQHKQMNVIIADWLTSAHQHYPIAVQNTRYIGQEIADFLEWLEESIQFSRSNAHLIGYSLGAHVSGFAGSYISGTNKIGRITGLDPAGPLFEGMSPTDRLSPDDANFVDAIHTFTKQHMGLSVGIKQPVAHFDFYPNGGTFQPGCHIMHVYNHIAQYGITGITQTVKCAHERSVHLFIDSLLHNDKQSTAYWCNDINTFEKGMCLSCRKNRCNTLGYNIREERLPKSRRLFLKTRAHMPFKVYHYQFKIHFINEIQGKQIDPTFTISLTGSKEDAKNLPITVVEGINGNKTYSFLITLDTDIGDLIMIKLKWEATAVWENIWDTVQTIIPWTKGTRRPGLIVKTIRVKAGETQQKMTFCSQSINNLHLHPAQEKTFVRCEDRFQRQNSK; encoded by the exons AGGCGCTGGGATCACAGAGTCAGCACACCAGAGCAAAGAAAGATCAGCAAAACTCAGAAACCAAATTTCGACTCTATACAGATAAAACCGAAGAAAGCTGTCAAATTTTTTGGAATCAGTTGGAGACTCTTGACAAATGTGGTTTCAATGCCTCTCTTCCTCTGGTGATGATAGTCCATGGCTGGTCG GTGGATGGGATCTTAGAAAGCTGGATTTGGAAAATGGCAGCAGCTCTCAAATCTCAGCATAAACAAATGAACGTGATCATTGCAGACTGGCTCACATCTGCTCACCAGCACTATCCCATTGCTGTACAGAACACACGCTACATAGGGCAGGAGATCGCAGACTTCCTGGAATGGCTGGAG GAATCCATTCAATTTTCCAGAAGCAATGCTCATTTAATTGGGTACAGCCTTGGAGCTCATGTTTCAGGATTTGCTGGAAGTTATATCAGTGGTACGAACAAGATTGGAAGAATTACAG GCCTTGACCCCGCTGGTCCCTTGTTTGAAGGAATGTCACCAACAGACCGGTTATCTCCAGATGATGCAAACTTTGTAGACGCAATTCATACATTCACTAAACAGCACATGGGTCTCAGTGTTGGCATCAAGCAGCCCGTGGCTCATTTCGACTTTTATCCCAATGGAGGCACCTTTCAGCCTGGCTGTCACATCATGCATGTGTATAACCACATCGCACAATATGGAATCACTG GCATCACTCAAACTGTGAAATGTGCCCACGAGAGGTCAGTTCATTTGTTCATCGACTCTCTGCTTCACAATGATAAGCAAAGCACAGCATACTGGTGCAACGACATCAACACTTTTGAAAAAGGAATGTGCCTCAGCTGTAGAAAGAACCGCTGCAACACACTGGGCTACAACATCAGAGAGGAAAGGCTACCAAAAAGCAGACGACtctttttgaaaacaagagCACATATGCCTTTCAAAG tCTACCACTATCAGTTCAAGATCCACTTCATCAACGAAATCCAAGGCAAGCAGATAGACCCAACTTTTACCATCTCTCTGACAGGGAGTAAGGAGGATGCTAAAAACCTGCCCATCACAGT agttGAAGGTATTAATGGGAATAAAACCTACTCTTTTCTCATCACCCTGGACACTGATATTGGTGACCTAATAATGATCAAGTTAAAATGGGAAGCAACTGCTGTTTGGGAAAATATCTGGGACACAGTTCAAACCATAATACCATGGACAAAAGGCACTCGTCGACCAGGACTTATAGTGAAGACAATAAGAGTGAAGGCAGGGGAAACACAGCAAAA aaTGACATTTTGTTCTCAAAGCATCAACAACCTTCACCTTCATCCAGCCCAAGAGAAAACATTTGTGAGGTGTGAAGATCGCTTTCAGAGACAAAACAGCAAGTAg